The sequence ttgaaatatcacatgtactgtacatgtaagaGATACTATTTTCTGCGGTCAGTGCAATGTACAGTTTCATGACAAAAGGTCTAACAGGTATGTATAATATCATGATTACAATCTGGGAAGAGTGGGGATATCACTTAATGTTGGTATATGCATTTCCAGTGTCTGGGACCCGatttgtgtatgtgtatacAATGTACCTTTAAACGGTAAGTACTTACACTTTCATAATttgttgctttccctttactacctatgTCATCTGGAGATAGTGACTTGAACTTGGTACATGTATCTTGACTGGGAACAGTAGTATACAATGTTGGACCCTAGAGATTATAGAAAAGCAATAAGCAATATTTAAGAGACtgtacaaactgaacaaaaagttAAAGAAAACATCAGCGTCGAAAATTACTCACTTGCTCTTGAAAACCAAACAGGCTGGAAAATAGATCCTTCCAATAATTCATACAATTAGAGCACTCTGGTGGTGGTACTACAAAgcaaaaggaaaatgaaaataccatcataacagtatactgcaatttttgtttcatttatgTAGCAGATTCAACACAAGTAAACACATGACACAGTAAGGGTTGGAACATACTAttgtaaaactgatgaaaataacATGCAATGTATTGGTCCAGGAGAACAATTACACAAGTATTGGCAGGTGGCCATACTGCTTGTTACTTCAATATTCATGCAAAACAAACAGCTTAATCAATCAGTAGCTTttcaatgacagaaatatgagTCAATGACATCATGAAGTGTTTTCATGCATACTAGTTTCAAATCTGAAGCCATCCATTTTGCAATAGCGAACTGACATTGTACTGATCCAAAAAGAGGCCACGAGGGGGAATGCTTCCATTGTTGAATactttttgaagtatttttaaaagacaataactgtacCTGGTATTTTTATAAAAGCGTTATCCTTTCCTTTGGACTTGCTCTGAACTGAGTTGACACTTGTTGACGGGAAAGGTGCAGGTGCATGTACCATGTCAACTTCGTTGACGGTGTTCATGGCCATTCTGTAGATGTCTGAGGTGCTTTCATCCAGTTCCTCATCAAATAGCAACTGTCGCATGCTAGGCCCATTTGCCGATTGTGATGATGTAGATGAATCTTCTGATGGTGTACATTTACTAATAAATGAAGATGTGTCATGCGATTCACTCACAGAACTTGTCCATGAATTGCTCAGGTATGTATATGAAGGAGTATCGTTATCCATCTGTGGTTGTTGAACAGGTGGTGCTGGCTGAGACATTGAAGATGTCTGTTCTGCATACACAGGTGGAAAGGCTCATGGGAAAGTGGTGTTGATTTTGCCAGAGGTGTTAATGTACGGTTCATATTAGAATCAATTTTGCTTATGGCATTATGGTCACTGTTGCTCAAGACAGGTGAACTTTCATCATTTGTTGGTGTATTGGAGGACTTCTCTTCTGATTTGTTTGTGCCATGTTGCTTGCCATTACCGgggaatttttttgcaaaaaactcGGTTGCTTGTGATTTCGCAGCTTCAATCCTTGCTGCTTTTTGTAGCTGTTTCTCTTTCTTTGAGGTGGTAGTCTCCTGTGAATCGGCTGTTATTGGTTGTGTGACCTTCTTTTGCTTTTTGCTTGCAGTAGTGCTCTCTGCTGTACTTTTTCTTTTTGGTGTTGTACTCTTTTTTGCAGGACCACGATTCAAGTTTCTTTTTTCCTGGTTGCTGCTTTATTTTCTTTAGTACCTTTTTTAGCTTTGCCTTTATTCTTTATCACTTTGGTTGTTGTACTAGTGTCAGCTTCTGCCTCCTCATCCAAAGCAATTTTCTTTGCAGTTGATTTTCTTTCTCTTGGACGATTCAGTCGGTGATTTTGTTCAATTTCTCTTAGTTTAGCTGAACTTTCCAACTCTGCTCTGTTGACAACCTTTTTAGTTCCTACAATGTAGATAAAAAGACAAGTTTGTCATTCTTAAATCCAATCTATCTCTTACATCAAACAGTGATTTACAGCTCAACACATGTATTCATGTTAAGGCCAAAAGTATGAGttgtgctgttccaataacatgttttttttaaatactaaaatagggtaggtaggtaggtcggaaggaatttttttgataaaatatttgtatttataaatatgcatttttcagggaaACACTTGCCATATTTCTTGAAAAATGTGTCACCACATAATTTAAAGGAAAAAACCCTAAAGACATCCTCGttaaagcaaaaatcaaatgccaagtgaCGAATACGTGCTTTCACaggttttttccttttatttacTTCTGTGTGCGACAGGAAAAACATCTCTCATGCCACAGATGTACAAACATCATTTATGTACAGCCATGCTCATGTGAACATCATCTTATGCATTTAAATATCAAGCTTGAAGACTCACTCTTTCAGCAATAGCTATTCCAGGTATGatgaactgaaatattctaTGTGGATGCTCACTCTCATCACATGATTAAATTTGTTCTGCTTTATATCAAATAAGacatatttacatgtactttgttaAGAGAGTGTAGGAAACATTTTCTTCGTCAATATGcactttccaaaattttgctaacCTTTCAACTTCAAGGACGATCGAAATACGGCATTCAGAATCAATAATAAATGTTCATCATGGTTTTGAAGGAAAATTATAATGACATGAAAGCAGACAGCTAAAGGAAGACGTGCCTGGTGATGAtaagtacatgtagtttgtgTCCACATACAAAGAAAACAGCGTACAAGTAGCacaattttgtggagggactgtgatgtacACAATGCTTGAATAATTGTTGGAATTATCTAACATGCTTGATGTCAATGAAGTTTTTAAAAAGCCCATTATGATTATTTCTCCACGACTCAGTAGGACTATATTAACTTACTGCGAAAACACAGATTaatcttcattttcaaaatcgtaaCTTACCGATTTTCACGATTTGAGCCGTGTATATATCCTCAGTAGTTGCACAggtcaaaacgtcaaaatttcTCCATTTCACGCTGATGGTACTCTTTTCTACAAACTCACCATCGACCACGTCGCTGCGGGGTAGGGAACAGTATGTCTTGTCTTCCGCAAAATACACCAACATCCACTCATccatttttaaatgttgttgCCAGGAGCAATGAAGGACAAAAGAAGTCGACTTTAGGAGATCTGTATATGAAAAGACGACCTTTGGCTGTCGAGTCTTCACAATGGCGATGAAAAATACCGCGCAAGATATTTTGACTAACGCGCGTTTATTGCGGGTAAGTGATTGGCTAATATTCATCACGTGACGAAAAGCGCTATTGCGCCTGTGCAATGACCGGTCTGCATGCTAGTGTTGACACTCACTCTTCGACATATATCCAGGAACTTACGACGAGACGATTTTGCTATCAACGGCACTTTATATCAGCACAATATGTCAAAAAGAGGCAGCGATTTCGCGGCTCGAGACTGTAAGAGGACTAGAAGCACCGTTAAGTCTCTTCTAGGTGAGTAATGAAGTTTGAAAAATGCTTGTTACCGCTATACCTGTGCTATTCTATTGcggctagccctgcgtacgatgctgctgtgtgttccgctacagctaatcgccccgctcaccagcggggcgattagctgtagcggaacacacagcatcgtacgcagggctatattGCGGCTTACTCGCTCGTTTTGACGGTGGCACGGTCCTTCTATAATCACTCACAGTATTACAGTGATTCCGATATTGCTGCAAATCAACATCGCAAAATCGGGGAAAACTCTTTATGGCCTATTTTGGCGTGGACATTATCCTCTCGCCTGCACCAGTGGCTCAGAACTGGTCCAAAATAAAACTACTCTTCCAAAGAAGAACAAACAATTTGAACGATCAAAATGATATCGCTGATGTGATAGGGAGTGTTTCAAATCAAGTTAAATATAACCATGAAGAGGTTCAGTGAGCgcacacatattttttcatgtttgtttgtttttgttttttgccaCTACTACTGTAGTGCGCATTATTTCAATGTGACATATTAAACTACGATTTCGATGTAAGTAACTGTAAGTTGCTGGCCTACACTAACAGATTACTAAACCATGGACTGAAGATGTCCCCAAACCCCTAGACACATTTACTAGCTGTGGTATGTAATTTGTAAAGACATATGCAACGacagaccacggtccctccaaacTTAAATGTACATAGACAATTGTTCATAATGGAAAACTGGAAGACTTGTCAAATGAATCCAAAAACAGCTAAAATGCTGCAAGCACATGGCAGGTGAAATACATGTAGGACTTGATTATCCAGATCCTTGCTTAGCCCCTGCATTTCCAAACAAAGTTGATAGTTTTAAGTAAAGCATAAAAAGAATTTGATGGCATTTCTGTATTCTGTAATACTGTGATTGAAATACTTCTAAATTGGCAGAAATTGCAAATAACCCTCATCTTCAAATTTGTTAATATACCCTATAAGAACGTGTGCACAAATTATAATAATCCCTCAATGTTTTTAGTAATACTGGATATTTAATGACCATTATCTTACAAAAAACAAACTCATTATTgacagtaaaatatatttttttcaaatacatgtaacacAGAACAACATCGAACTGGAGAAGCTGCCTGGCAACACCAGGATATAGTAGGGCAACTAGTACCTGACgaggatgtacatgtacaggctgaagCCACAGCATCAGGGCCATCTTACGAAATGAATGAAGTGGAGCCCAGTACGAGTGGAAACTTTTTTCAACCCATTGATGAGAGTAATTGCAATGATGACTGTGATTCACCCTCTCAAGGAAGAATAGATACCACAACTGACAGCTACCGTGCAGAAACTTTGAGCAATGAAACACATGACACTGACAGCTATGTCAGCATTA comes from Ptychodera flava strain L36383 chromosome 8, AS_Pfla_20210202, whole genome shotgun sequence and encodes:
- the LOC139139407 gene encoding uncharacterized protein, whose translation is MSQPAPPVQQPQMDNDTPSYTYLSNSWTSSVSESHDTSSFISKCTPSEDSSTSSQSANGPSMRQLLFDEELDESTSDIYRMAMNTVNEVDMVHAPAPFPSTSVNSVQSKSKGKDNAFIKIPVPPPECSNCMNYWKDLFSSLFGFQEQGPTLYTTVPSQDTCTKFKSLSPDDIGSKGKATNYESTMIELVPGSKVHVQCVVLNGLLAECHKDSKKLFHK